Proteins found in one Methylobacter sp. S3L5C genomic segment:
- a CDS encoding SHOCT domain-containing protein, producing the protein MKQLTPEGQQIINNIAQRYNFSPDAVFSMLQSVIKGNGSMAQFNHREFGGSGQWMKGGMIMLGDMFNNGLKNSVGGLCQELSTLIANQPGLIQSGSFQSQSQGNQEQSNFGNGYSNNNGGQQQQNGSGPVGAVSLFVPPPAGSSGNWWPAGLQNPNSTGAQNNVRYAYFATINRLAIDINGQVTLYDTLNHHIGGFSQQQSTGGSVTFTSQFGLVDVKNLPIISIDNVPVQKPLQAPSTPAPVYTQANSVSNSSGNQNQEADIFGAIEKLAALKDKGILSDSEYSTKKAELLARL; encoded by the coding sequence ATGAAACAGCTTACGCCGGAAGGCCAGCAAATAATCAACAACATTGCCCAGCGCTATAACTTTAGTCCTGATGCCGTATTCAGCATGTTACAGTCAGTCATTAAAGGTAATGGCTCCATGGCTCAGTTTAATCATCGTGAGTTTGGTGGTTCCGGCCAATGGATGAAAGGTGGCATGATTATGTTGGGCGATATGTTCAATAATGGTTTAAAAAACAGCGTAGGTGGACTGTGTCAAGAATTGTCGACGCTCATTGCCAATCAACCGGGGCTTATCCAAAGCGGCAGTTTTCAGTCGCAGAGTCAGGGCAATCAGGAACAAAGCAACTTTGGTAACGGTTATTCCAACAACAACGGCGGGCAGCAACAACAAAACGGCTCCGGACCTGTCGGAGCAGTAAGTTTGTTTGTACCACCACCTGCCGGCAGCTCCGGAAACTGGTGGCCCGCTGGTCTGCAAAACCCCAACAGCACGGGTGCACAAAATAACGTGCGCTATGCTTACTTTGCCACCATTAATCGACTCGCTATTGACATTAATGGACAGGTAACCCTTTACGATACGCTAAATCATCACATTGGTGGCTTTTCCCAACAACAATCGACAGGAGGCTCAGTTACTTTTACCAGTCAATTCGGACTGGTCGACGTTAAAAACCTGCCCATCATTTCTATCGATAACGTGCCGGTACAAAAACCGCTGCAAGCCCCCTCAACACCTGCACCGGTTTATACTCAAGCTAATTCTGTTAGTAACTCAAGTGGAAATCAAAATCAGGAAGCCGATATTTTTGGCGCAATCGAGAAATTGGCTGCTCTGAAAGATAAAGGCATCTTGTCTGATAGCGAGTACAGCACCAAAAAAGCGGAACTATTAGCCCGATTATAA
- a CDS encoding AbrB/MazE/SpoVT family DNA-binding domain-containing protein, producing the protein MRVTSKGQVTIPQNVRENMGILPAETEIEFLQDENGRWYINKTQASKQKSSRFRTAHNAGKLTMSTADIMALTRG; encoded by the coding sequence ATGCGTGTAACCAGTAAAGGACAAGTAACCATTCCCCAAAATGTCAGGGAAAACATGGGCATTTTGCCCGCTGAAACCGAAATCGAATTCTTGCAGGATGAAAACGGGCGTTGGTATATCAATAAAACCCAAGCTTCAAAGCAAAAATCCAGCCGATTCCGGACTGCCCATAATGCAGGCAAACTGACAATGAGCACCGCTGACATCATGGCATTGACGCGAGGCTAA
- a CDS encoding type II toxin-antitoxin system VapC family toxin: protein MAVILIDSCIVTDLAAPESAWFEWSASTLERLDQNHIMVINPIIYAECSVGFARIEEVEALFETLGFAMKPVPREALFLAGKAFLQYKKRKGEKGNVLPDFFIGAHAAVSGYSLMSRDKGRFSTYFPSVELIIPESTAGVN from the coding sequence ATGGCTGTTATTCTAATCGACAGCTGCATTGTTACCGATTTAGCCGCTCCTGAAAGCGCCTGGTTTGAATGGAGCGCTTCAACACTGGAGCGACTGGATCAAAACCACATCATGGTCATTAACCCGATTATTTATGCCGAGTGTTCGGTGGGCTTTGCACGCATTGAAGAGGTGGAAGCATTATTCGAGACCTTAGGCTTTGCGATGAAACCTGTTCCGAGAGAAGCCCTGTTTCTGGCCGGAAAAGCTTTTTTGCAATACAAAAAACGCAAAGGCGAAAAAGGCAATGTGCTCCCGGATTTTTTTATCGGTGCACATGCGGCAGTGTCCGGTTATTCATTAATGTCCCGTGACAAGGGACGGTTCAGTACCTACTTCCCCAGCGTTGAATTGATTATCCCCGAATCAACTGCCGGAGTTAATTGA
- the dut gene encoding dUTP diphosphatase: MNKVKMKLIFKKTHADAIIPSYAHPGDAGMDLCSICDKEILPNEVALIGTGLSVQLPENTEAQVRPKSGLALKYAITVLNTPGTVDEGYRGEIGVILINHGKETYHVTKGQKIAQLVIKPTLSVDIEEQKELSSTQRGEGGFGSTGLNK; encoded by the coding sequence ATGAACAAGGTTAAAATGAAACTAATATTTAAAAAAACACATGCTGATGCAATAATTCCATCATACGCTCACCCAGGTGATGCAGGAATGGATTTATGTTCTATCTGTGACAAAGAAATCTTGCCAAATGAAGTTGCTTTAATTGGTACAGGTCTTTCGGTTCAACTGCCTGAAAATACAGAAGCTCAGGTGCGACCTAAAAGTGGTTTAGCTCTTAAATATGCCATCACAGTGCTAAATACACCTGGTACTGTTGATGAGGGATATAGAGGTGAAATAGGAGTTATCTTGATAAATCATGGAAAAGAAACTTATCATGTAACCAAGGGACAAAAAATAGCCCAATTAGTTATTAAACCAACGCTATCTGTTGATATAGAAGAACAAAAAGAATTATCTAGCACACAACGAGGTGAAGGGGGATTTGGCTCTACAGGTTTAAATAAATAA
- the ylqF gene encoding ribosome biogenesis GTPase YlqF, producing the protein MLIQWYPGHMHKASKEIKEILPQVDLIIEVLDARIPFSSQNPMVAKLRGDKPCIKILSKSDLADPERTLQWQTYLEREQGVKTLAVTVDHPEKIRQLSELCHKMLPDKATSSRLINTLIMGIPNVGKSTFINILAGRMIAKTGNEPAVTKTQQRIAIGNGIVLLDTPGLLWGNVENKNSGYRLATTGAIKDTAIDHEQIASFAAEYLLNHYPDFLKARFQLEPLPQTEHELMQAIGKNRGCLRSGGRVEMDKVAKILLAELRAGTIGRVTFETPAMMEQELVELEIIREEKAAKKKARKQTWKGSN; encoded by the coding sequence ATGCTTATTCAGTGGTACCCCGGTCACATGCACAAGGCCAGCAAAGAGATCAAAGAAATCCTGCCTCAGGTTGATTTGATTATTGAAGTTTTGGATGCGCGTATTCCCTTTAGTAGCCAAAACCCCATGGTTGCCAAGCTGCGTGGCGACAAGCCCTGCATCAAAATACTCAGCAAAAGTGATCTTGCCGACCCGGAAAGAACTTTGCAATGGCAAACTTATCTGGAGCGGGAACAAGGCGTAAAAACCCTGGCTGTTACCGTTGATCATCCTGAAAAAATTCGTCAACTTTCTGAGTTGTGCCATAAAATGCTGCCGGATAAAGCGACCAGTTCAAGGCTCATCAACACTCTGATTATGGGTATTCCCAATGTGGGAAAATCCACCTTCATCAATATATTGGCCGGCAGAATGATTGCCAAAACCGGTAATGAACCCGCCGTTACCAAAACACAACAACGTATAGCAATAGGCAACGGCATTGTTTTGTTGGACACGCCCGGTTTGCTGTGGGGTAACGTCGAAAATAAAAATAGCGGTTATCGACTTGCCACCACCGGTGCTATCAAAGATACCGCTATAGATCATGAACAAATTGCTTCTTTTGCGGCTGAATATTTATTAAACCATTACCCCGATTTTTTGAAAGCTCGTTTTCAGTTGGAGCCATTGCCGCAAACCGAACATGAATTGATGCAGGCCATTGGCAAAAATCGTGGTTGTTTGCGCTCAGGTGGGCGTGTCGAAATGGATAAAGTCGCTAAAATTTTGTTGGCCGAATTACGCGCAGGGACGATAGGCCGGGTTACTTTTGAAACGCCTGCGATGATGGAACAAGAGCTGGTGGAGCTTGAGATTATTCGTGAAGAGAAAGCGGCCAAGAAAAAAGCCAGAAAGCAGACTTGGAAAGGGTCAAATTAA
- the yfbR gene encoding 5'-deoxynucleotidase, giving the protein MKQITITSSFYAYLSRLRWIKRWGLKRNACEENVMEHSWEVSVIAHTLALIKNRYYDGTVDANAIATAALYHDITEVITGDLPTPIKYHSKAINTAYKQIEKQAELELLALLPAELYEDFEALIHHGNMPEEHVKIIKAADKISAYLKCQAELKAGNTEFETAAEQLALAIGESEQPEVIFFMQVFVPSCGLTLDGLMKTN; this is encoded by the coding sequence ATGAAACAGATAACCATAACCAGTAGTTTTTATGCCTATTTATCACGATTAAGATGGATCAAGCGCTGGGGACTTAAACGCAATGCCTGTGAAGAAAATGTCATGGAACATAGTTGGGAAGTATCCGTGATTGCCCATACCCTGGCCTTGATTAAAAACCGCTATTATGATGGCACTGTTGACGCCAACGCGATCGCTACCGCAGCTTTGTACCATGATATTACCGAAGTGATTACGGGTGATTTACCGACGCCGATCAAATATCACTCCAAAGCCATCAATACCGCTTATAAGCAGATAGAAAAACAGGCTGAACTTGAATTGCTGGCGCTGTTACCGGCAGAACTTTATGAAGATTTTGAGGCGCTTATTCATCATGGCAACATGCCTGAAGAGCATGTAAAGATCATCAAGGCCGCCGATAAAATATCCGCTTATCTGAAATGCCAAGCGGAATTAAAAGCCGGCAATACCGAATTTGAAACCGCCGCCGAACAACTGGCGCTGGCAATTGGTGAATCTGAACAACCGGAAGTTATATTTTTTATGCAGGTTTTTGTACCCAGTTGTGGTTTGACGCTGGATGGTTTGATGAAAACCAATTGA
- the sbcB gene encoding exodeoxyribonuclease I, whose translation MPERNPNTQTFYWHDYETFGIDPQRDRAVQFAGLRTDADFNVIEDPLVIYCKPASDCLPNPDSCLITGITPQLAEQKGVCEAEFIGRIHQQLVQPNTCTLGYNNLRFDDEVTRNCLYRNFYDPYAREWQNGNSRWDLIDVVRAARALRPEGINWPVNDDGRPSLRLDQLTVANGIAHEAAHDALSDVYATIGIAKLVSQAQPKLYQFLLHNRGKAKVLELLQLGSFNPVVHISGMYPIVKNGLAIVLPLCKHPTNNNGIIVYDLSVDPEPLLTLSIEAIQQRLFTATDDLPEGVTRIPLKTVHINKCPVVAPVSVIKPDDAQRLAIDWVLCLSNIDKIKAAKGLVKKLAAVFSGHTYAEQDSDPDLSIYSGGFFSEADRQKMVTIREMSPEQLATSAMSFNDARLPEMLFRYRARNYPETLSADEQLKWHELCQNRLTGRQSGASITLDAYLARLEELRSNSNSNMAIINALDAYAASLCKD comes from the coding sequence ATGCCTGAACGCAACCCCAACACGCAAACCTTTTATTGGCACGATTACGAAACTTTCGGTATTGATCCTCAGCGAGACCGGGCGGTGCAATTTGCCGGTCTTCGCACCGATGCTGATTTTAATGTTATCGAAGATCCTCTGGTTATTTATTGTAAACCGGCCTCAGATTGCCTGCCAAACCCTGATTCCTGTCTGATTACCGGCATTACCCCACAGTTGGCTGAACAAAAAGGCGTTTGTGAAGCCGAGTTTATTGGCCGGATACACCAACAACTTGTTCAGCCCAATACCTGTACCCTGGGTTATAACAATCTGCGTTTTGATGATGAAGTTACCCGTAACTGCCTGTATCGTAACTTTTATGATCCCTATGCCCGCGAATGGCAAAATGGCAATTCCCGCTGGGACCTTATTGATGTGGTTAGAGCTGCAAGAGCGTTACGGCCTGAAGGCATAAATTGGCCGGTTAATGATGACGGCAGACCCAGTTTGCGACTTGATCAATTAACGGTTGCCAATGGCATTGCTCACGAAGCTGCGCATGATGCGCTGTCAGATGTTTATGCAACCATCGGCATCGCTAAATTAGTCAGTCAAGCCCAGCCAAAATTGTATCAGTTTCTTTTGCATAATAGGGGTAAAGCCAAAGTTTTGGAGTTGCTTCAGTTAGGCAGCTTTAATCCGGTGGTACATATATCCGGTATGTACCCTATCGTTAAGAACGGCCTTGCCATTGTCTTGCCTCTTTGCAAGCACCCGACCAATAACAATGGAATTATTGTTTATGATTTGTCGGTTGATCCTGAGCCATTGCTGACTTTATCAATAGAAGCCATTCAGCAACGACTATTTACCGCGACGGATGACTTGCCCGAAGGGGTAACGAGAATACCGCTAAAAACCGTGCATATTAATAAGTGCCCGGTTGTAGCGCCGGTGTCTGTTATCAAGCCGGACGATGCACAGCGACTGGCGATTGATTGGGTTTTATGTCTGAGCAATATTGACAAAATTAAAGCGGCTAAAGGTTTGGTTAAAAAATTGGCTGCTGTATTTAGCGGTCATACTTATGCCGAGCAGGATTCCGACCCCGATTTGTCCATCTATAGTGGCGGCTTTTTCTCTGAAGCCGACCGGCAGAAAATGGTAACCATTAGGGAAATGTCTCCAGAGCAGTTGGCAACATCAGCCATGAGTTTCAACGATGCCCGTCTCCCTGAAATGCTTTTTAGATATAGGGCGCGTAATTATCCCGAAACACTCAGTGCTGATGAGCAGTTAAAATGGCATGAACTTTGCCAGAATCGGTTAACCGGCAGGCAATCCGGAGCCAGTATTACCCTTGATGCTTATTTGGCACGACTGGAAGAATTACGCAGTAACAGCAATAGTAACATGGCTATTATTAACGCCCTCGATGCTTATGCTGCTAGTTTGTGTAAAGATTAA
- a CDS encoding CBS domain-containing protein has translation MLVKITVADYMAKRLVTLTKDTNVIDAIKKLLDHKITCAPVVDLKGDLIGMFSEKDGIKVFLEAVYNQGMSGKVGDYMTIDTISVDAKSTIVDLAEQFQKSQVRSFPVFDEGEFVGVISRVDVLRALMTI, from the coding sequence ATGCTGGTAAAAATTACGGTAGCAGATTACATGGCTAAAAGATTAGTCACCTTAACCAAAGATACAAATGTGATAGATGCCATCAAGAAATTGCTGGATCATAAAATCACCTGTGCTCCGGTTGTTGACTTAAAGGGTGATTTGATTGGTATGTTTTCTGAAAAAGACGGTATCAAGGTTTTTTTAGAGGCGGTTTATAATCAAGGCATGAGTGGGAAAGTAGGTGACTACATGACCATAGATACTATCAGCGTTGATGCCAAGTCGACTATTGTCGATCTGGCTGAACAATTTCAGAAGTCACAGGTCAGAAGTTTTCCGGTATTTGATGAGGGTGAATTTGTTGGCGTTATCAGTCGTGTCGATGTTTTAAGAGCTTTAATGACCATTTAG
- the nqrM gene encoding (Na+)-NQR maturation NqrM: MTYFLVTFVVMLIVIAIMAIGVIFGRRAIKGSCGGGMSKAECVCVEKCDKRKKMDAEARLTQS, from the coding sequence ATGACTTATTTTTTAGTAACTTTTGTAGTGATGTTAATCGTTATTGCCATTATGGCAATCGGTGTTATTTTTGGCAGACGCGCCATTAAAGGCTCATGTGGTGGCGGTATGAGCAAGGCAGAATGCGTTTGTGTAGAAAAATGTGATAAAAGAAAGAAAATGGACGCAGAGGCCCGTTTAACGCAAAGTTGA
- a CDS encoding exo-beta-1,3-glucanase, whose product MKHLLLFVFYIVLLSYGHNASASKQNKNPQQEVLQCAAFSPYVGKFNPNYGAHPSKELINELLDKLVKETPFRCIMTYGVLNGLDTIFTAAEAKHIKVIAILWLDDDITVNSQSIAKGIEVAKAFPKTIIKLSCGSEVRTRHAYAFDGEITRCIDALRKAGVTQPITTIDTWWEWCNRSLECGQTSFSAQVDWIGINIFPWWENKYSGIHTCISAETAADFHIARLNEVHRINPDKEIMVTEFGWPNGPEGGTEINNKTKQHCGIAGKKNQTLVVESTFKKLAKKKWSGVVFEAFSENWKPSEEGDFGSFWGICLGESPYTCNKKLTIH is encoded by the coding sequence ATGAAGCATTTGTTATTGTTTGTGTTTTATATCGTGCTGTTAAGCTATGGACATAATGCATCTGCAAGTAAGCAGAATAAAAATCCCCAACAAGAGGTATTACAATGTGCCGCGTTCAGTCCTTATGTGGGAAAATTTAATCCCAATTATGGTGCGCATCCTTCCAAAGAATTAATCAATGAATTGCTGGATAAATTAGTTAAAGAAACCCCTTTTCGTTGCATTATGACTTATGGTGTTCTAAACGGCCTGGACACTATTTTTACAGCGGCAGAAGCCAAGCATATTAAAGTCATTGCCATTCTCTGGCTGGATGATGACATTACAGTTAATTCACAATCCATTGCCAAAGGCATTGAAGTTGCCAAAGCTTTCCCGAAAACCATCATCAAACTAAGCTGCGGTTCTGAAGTAAGAACCCGTCATGCCTATGCTTTTGATGGTGAAATAACCCGTTGTATCGATGCCTTGCGCAAAGCCGGTGTAACTCAGCCGATTACTACCATAGATACCTGGTGGGAATGGTGTAATCGGTCATTAGAATGTGGGCAGACCAGTTTTTCAGCCCAGGTTGATTGGATAGGCATCAATATATTTCCTTGGTGGGAAAACAAGTATTCCGGCATTCATACCTGCATTAGCGCAGAAACAGCCGCTGATTTTCATATTGCACGGCTTAATGAAGTTCACCGAATCAATCCCGACAAAGAAATTATGGTCACTGAGTTTGGCTGGCCCAATGGTCCGGAAGGCGGCACAGAAATCAATAATAAAACCAAGCAGCATTGCGGTATAGCCGGCAAGAAAAACCAAACGTTGGTCGTTGAATCGACTTTTAAAAAACTGGCCAAAAAGAAATGGTCCGGCGTGGTATTTGAGGCATTTTCAGAAAACTGGAAACCCAGTGAAGAAGGTGATTTTGGCAGTTTTTGGGGAATATGTCTCGGCGAATCTCCTTACACTTGCAACAAGAAATTAACTATCCACTAA
- a CDS encoding D-alanyl-D-alanine carboxypeptidase family protein, translated as MKTVKSILLILMPVWLLLLPASSYGRHAAIIIDADNGSVLHEENATHSWFPASLTKLMTLYMTFDALQAGQIHLYDTLTTSNHASRQPNSKLGLRQGESLTVQEAILALITRSANDASVVLAEHIGGTEESFAVKMTTKAHNLGMYDTHFMNATGLPHQWQVTTSRDMAILAWKTQRNFPNYYPYFAAHSFNFKGRELRGINKFTASYPGAEGMKTGFTCGSGYNLISAASQNGKHLIGVILGGMTSAERYQLMISMMNNGFANKFPPYPAKNITTMVSNSAGTPPYQLGCGNIAPTAIGSNDNSNKKAHINQSRHTSNRKNFKKTKVSSKSKVVSHKKVIIKSKKTASKIKPKSSKTRYHR; from the coding sequence ATGAAAACTGTGAAATCGATACTACTTATTTTGATGCCTGTCTGGTTATTATTGCTACCGGCATCCAGTTATGGACGCCATGCTGCGATAATAATTGATGCGGATAACGGTAGCGTATTGCACGAAGAAAACGCAACTCACTCATGGTTTCCGGCTTCACTTACCAAACTGATGACACTTTACATGACCTTTGATGCGTTACAAGCAGGTCAAATTCATCTTTACGATACTTTAACAACATCCAATCATGCCTCACGCCAACCCAATAGCAAACTGGGCTTGAGGCAAGGTGAATCATTAACGGTTCAAGAAGCGATATTAGCGCTTATTACCCGCTCTGCCAATGATGCCTCTGTCGTTTTGGCCGAACATATTGGCGGTACTGAAGAAAGCTTTGCTGTTAAAATGACCACCAAGGCACATAATCTGGGCATGTACGATACCCACTTTATGAATGCAACCGGCCTCCCCCATCAATGGCAAGTCACAACTTCTCGTGACATGGCGATACTGGCATGGAAGACACAACGAAACTTCCCTAACTATTATCCTTATTTTGCTGCACACAGCTTTAATTTTAAGGGCCGTGAACTACGCGGAATCAACAAATTTACCGCCAGTTATCCTGGCGCTGAAGGTATGAAAACCGGGTTTACTTGTGGCTCCGGTTACAATCTTATTTCTGCCGCCAGTCAAAATGGCAAGCATCTGATCGGGGTAATATTAGGTGGAATGACGAGTGCAGAACGTTATCAGTTAATGATCAGCATGATGAATAATGGTTTTGCCAATAAATTCCCCCCTTATCCCGCTAAAAATATCACTACCATGGTCAGCAATTCAGCGGGTACACCACCCTATCAACTGGGTTGCGGAAATATAGCACCTACCGCCATAGGTTCCAACGATAATAGCAATAAAAAAGCACATATCAATCAGAGTCGACACACAAGCAATCGCAAAAATTTTAAGAAAACCAAGGTTAGCAGTAAAAGTAAAGTTGTCAGTCACAAAAAAGTTATTATCAAGAGCAAGAAAACTGCCAGTAAAATCAAGCCTAAATCCAGTAAAACCCGCTATCATCGATAG
- a CDS encoding VacJ family lipoprotein, which yields MSTQKTTIHKPLLLSSLVISVTLAGCASAPTTVEPEQNDPWVGWNRGTQSFNDNLDKAIIKPMAKGYLWITPDFVDEGVTNFFSNINDIGVTINDVLQFKMAQSGMDAGRFLINTTAGVAGFIDVATMIDLPKHKEDFGQTLGFWGVPSGNYLVLPLFGPSSPRDTIGLVGDALFNPLTYVSIFGGAAATAATAGSKVLDVTDKRANLMTTEKILDEGAVDRYDFIKNSYEQNRDYLIHDGNPPEDPDLFDENFEPGTSDGTTDGKGSSNTAPANNSAKGSNKSNGSKSPATDKKPGHYLDLSEPK from the coding sequence ATGAGTACACAAAAAACCACTATCCATAAACCGCTATTACTGAGTAGCCTGGTCATTTCGGTTACCTTGGCAGGTTGTGCATCAGCGCCAACGACTGTCGAACCTGAACAAAATGATCCTTGGGTAGGTTGGAACCGGGGTACTCAATCGTTCAATGACAATCTCGACAAAGCTATTATAAAACCAATGGCAAAAGGCTATCTATGGATAACCCCAGACTTTGTTGATGAAGGTGTAACCAATTTTTTCAGTAACATTAACGATATTGGCGTAACTATCAACGATGTATTGCAATTTAAGATGGCACAAAGTGGCATGGATGCAGGTCGTTTTCTGATTAACACAACAGCAGGCGTTGCCGGTTTTATTGACGTAGCAACCATGATTGATCTGCCTAAGCATAAAGAAGATTTTGGACAGACCCTAGGTTTCTGGGGAGTTCCATCAGGTAACTATCTGGTATTGCCACTCTTTGGTCCAAGTTCACCCAGAGATACGATTGGCCTGGTTGGCGATGCGTTATTTAATCCATTGACTTATGTTTCGATATTTGGCGGTGCTGCAGCAACTGCAGCAACAGCAGGTTCCAAAGTTCTTGATGTGACCGATAAACGCGCAAATTTGATGACCACGGAAAAAATTCTTGATGAAGGTGCGGTCGATCGTTACGACTTTATTAAAAACTCTTATGAACAAAATCGTGATTATCTTATTCATGATGGCAATCCTCCTGAAGATCCTGATTTGTTTGATGAGAACTTTGAACCCGGAACCAGTGATGGAACCACTGATGGAAAAGGTTCTTCAAACACAGCACCTGCAAATAACAGTGCTAAAGGCAGTAATAAATCAAATGGTTCAAAATCACCAGCGACTGATAAAAAACCTGGCCACTATTTGGACTTGTCAGAACCCAAATAA
- a CDS encoding cytochrome b/b6 domain-containing protein, whose protein sequence is MKSQELVKVWDLPLRIFHWLLVAGFVVAYLTEDNLLTIHVWAGYLVFGLLVFRLIWGFIGNDYARFSNFLCSPAQSIAYIKDLIALNAQRFLGHNPAGAAMIMLLLVSLLLTSITGFAVYGADQGAGPLAGIITSSNEDLWEETHEFFANFTLFLVLVHIVGVIIESVIHHENLAKAMWNGLKKPEEK, encoded by the coding sequence ATGAAATCACAAGAACTGGTTAAAGTATGGGATCTTCCACTTAGAATTTTTCACTGGCTATTGGTTGCCGGATTTGTTGTTGCTTACCTGACTGAAGATAACTTGTTAACAATTCATGTTTGGGCGGGCTATCTGGTATTTGGTTTACTGGTATTTAGGTTAATCTGGGGATTTATAGGCAATGATTATGCCAGATTCTCCAATTTTTTATGTAGCCCCGCTCAGTCAATCGCCTATATCAAAGACCTGATTGCCTTAAATGCTCAACGTTTTCTTGGCCACAACCCTGCCGGTGCCGCCATGATTATGTTATTACTCGTCAGCCTGCTACTGACATCCATCACAGGATTTGCTGTTTATGGTGCAGATCAGGGGGCAGGACCATTAGCCGGCATCATAACCTCCAGTAATGAAGATTTATGGGAAGAAACGCATGAATTCTTTGCCAACTTTACGCTATTTTTGGTGCTTGTACATATCGTCGGGGTAATCATTGAAAGTGTTATACACCACGAAAATCTGGCAAAAGCAATGTGGAACGGCCTTAAAAAACCTGAAGAAAAATAA